From Microbacterium sp. YJN-G, a single genomic window includes:
- a CDS encoding LacI family DNA-binding transcriptional regulator — MTVTGDDVARAAGVSRPAVSQILNGRGRFSPDTIRRVEETAAAMNYRPSAAARTLATGTSDVVIALVPNTTFGTNLQDFVDFLTEELARAGLILVLRFASSPVELLEHFITTVRPRAVIAPFVAPTAAERESIEAAGIALIDLHAEGGRDENHRIGQLQGEYLASKGHRHLVYAHLRDTRLDVFGDAREQGLADYCLAHGIDAPTSIRLPLELDEAVSLLRTLPLGTAIACYNDDVAIALLGAARELGRRVPEDVALMGMDATRIGTLVAPRLTTIKVEAAPAMDRMIRDVVSRVSGSARPARPTDPVVLTVVPGDSA, encoded by the coding sequence ATGACAGTGACCGGCGACGACGTCGCGCGCGCAGCGGGGGTCTCGCGCCCCGCTGTCAGTCAGATCCTCAACGGTCGCGGTCGCTTCTCGCCGGATACCATCCGACGGGTCGAGGAGACCGCCGCGGCCATGAACTATCGCCCATCGGCGGCCGCTCGTACTCTCGCGACAGGCACGAGCGATGTCGTCATCGCCCTGGTCCCGAACACCACCTTCGGCACCAACCTGCAGGACTTCGTCGACTTTCTCACCGAAGAGCTCGCCCGCGCGGGACTGATCCTCGTGCTGCGCTTCGCGAGCTCGCCGGTGGAGCTGCTCGAGCACTTCATCACCACCGTGCGACCGCGCGCCGTCATCGCTCCGTTCGTCGCCCCCACGGCCGCGGAGCGTGAATCCATCGAGGCCGCCGGAATCGCCCTCATCGACCTGCACGCGGAGGGCGGTCGTGATGAGAACCACCGCATCGGCCAGCTTCAGGGCGAGTACCTGGCGTCGAAAGGACACCGGCACCTCGTCTACGCGCACCTCCGAGATACCCGCCTCGATGTCTTCGGCGACGCTCGGGAACAGGGGCTCGCCGACTACTGCCTCGCGCACGGAATCGACGCGCCGACGTCGATCCGGCTTCCGCTCGAGCTCGACGAGGCGGTATCCTTGCTTCGGACTCTGCCTCTCGGAACAGCCATCGCCTGCTACAACGACGACGTGGCCATCGCCCTTCTCGGCGCAGCGCGCGAACTCGGCCGTCGGGTTCCCGAAGATGTCGCGCTGATGGGCATGGACGCGACGCGGATCGGGACGCTCGTGGCGCCACGCCTCACCACGATCAAGGTCGAGGCAGCGCCCGCCATGGACAGAATGATCCGGGACGTCGTGAGCCGAGTCTCCGGATCCGCTCGTCCTGCCCGCCCGACCGACCCAGTCGTCCTCACCGTCGTACCGGGGGACTCCGCCTGA
- a CDS encoding MFS transporter, producing the protein MTSNTHPETGPFEATVPGAAVSPDALLEPSEGPQRMSRWLWVIYPLALISVNVVWGGVLQVMLGRQVAELLGETTAAAGVLGLVISAGAISSLVAQPLLGLLSDKTSSRFLGRRNIWILGSAIAATIALLVTASSPSPVVLAITWAIAMWPLSGLQAALTAVLPERVPVRNRGTMSGLVGASSILGAFGGIAIAGLTTSLFVGYIGIAAVMLVFGTIFAFTTKDYVPPLAVSGASKAERRAASRFPSFRSAPDFWWTFVGRFLIVFGYNFMSGMQLYILADYIGVGTVTEAAAVLVAVQGVSTLALLVFSIVGGWLSDRFGRVRVFVALSSLLFAPGALVYLLAPTLTGAFVASGILGVAFGVYLAVDQALITRVLPNMNNSARDLGVMNVANAGPQVIAPALAGALVAATGLYQPLFIVTIVAVILGAISVRFIKGVR; encoded by the coding sequence ATGACCAGCAACACCCATCCGGAAACCGGCCCCTTCGAAGCAACCGTTCCCGGTGCTGCCGTCAGCCCCGATGCCCTCCTCGAGCCGTCCGAAGGCCCGCAGCGGATGAGCCGGTGGCTGTGGGTGATCTACCCCCTGGCACTGATCAGCGTCAACGTCGTCTGGGGCGGAGTGCTCCAGGTCATGCTGGGCAGGCAGGTCGCGGAGCTGCTCGGGGAGACGACGGCGGCGGCGGGCGTGCTGGGTCTCGTGATCAGCGCAGGGGCCATCTCGAGTCTGGTCGCGCAGCCGCTCCTCGGACTGCTCTCCGACAAGACGAGCAGCCGCTTCCTGGGGCGTCGCAACATCTGGATCCTCGGATCCGCCATCGCTGCGACCATCGCCCTCCTGGTGACGGCCAGCAGCCCCAGCCCGGTTGTGCTCGCCATCACCTGGGCGATCGCGATGTGGCCCCTCAGCGGGTTGCAGGCCGCGCTGACTGCCGTGCTGCCTGAGCGCGTGCCCGTCCGCAATCGCGGAACCATGTCGGGGCTGGTCGGCGCCTCTTCGATCCTCGGTGCCTTCGGCGGCATCGCGATCGCCGGCCTCACGACGAGTCTGTTCGTCGGATACATAGGCATCGCCGCCGTCATGCTCGTCTTCGGAACCATCTTCGCGTTCACGACCAAGGATTACGTGCCGCCCCTCGCGGTCTCCGGTGCATCCAAGGCGGAGCGTCGCGCCGCCTCCCGTTTCCCCAGCTTCCGCAGCGCACCGGATTTCTGGTGGACGTTCGTCGGGCGGTTCCTCATCGTCTTCGGCTACAACTTCATGTCCGGCATGCAGCTCTACATCCTTGCCGACTACATCGGCGTCGGCACGGTCACCGAGGCGGCCGCGGTTCTCGTCGCCGTCCAGGGCGTGAGCACCCTCGCCTTGCTGGTGTTCTCGATCGTCGGCGGGTGGCTGTCGGACCGATTCGGACGAGTCCGGGTGTTCGTCGCGCTGTCGAGTCTGCTCTTCGCGCCGGGCGCACTCGTCTATCTCCTGGCTCCCACGCTGACCGGCGCGTTCGTAGCGAGCGGGATCCTCGGTGTCGCGTTCGGTGTGTACCTCGCAGTCGACCAGGCCCTGATCACCCGCGTTCTGCCGAACATGAACAACTCCGCACGCGACCTGGGCGTGATGAACGTCGCCAACGCGGGACCGCAGGTCATCGCCCCTGCCCTCGCCGGGGCGCTCGTCGCCGCGACAGGGCTCTATCAGCCCCTGTTCATCGTGACCATCGTCGCCGTGATCCTCGGGGCGATCAGCGTCCGCTTCATCAAGGGTGTCCGGTGA
- a CDS encoding glycoside hydrolase family 2 protein has protein sequence MIRTPFNNDWTVGPKGSIFDAFTGGAAKAAVTLPHDALRDLPRSANSPNGSHTGYHPSAHLEYSKTFDVPAEWRDKSVVLDIEGAYRDAVVYVNGDFAAQRPNGYAGFAIALDPFLRFGEPNTISVEVRAHEDSRWYTGAGLYRDVWLVATAPVHIPLDGVRITTPVIDPDLASVVTTVEVVNKARHTRTVRVETEIRSDSGDVLSVQTAPLTLLPGTTAPVHLRHYLAEPVLWDVDDPRLHVARTRIHEGDAVLDEDESVFGIRSVTVDPVHGLRINGRSVKLRGGCIHHDNGPLGSAAHPRAEERRVELLKAAGYNAIRSSHNSISRAFLDACDRHGLLVWDETSDVWTKTKTAFDYSLAFPEWWERDVESMVAKDFNHPSVIMYSIGNEIFETGSPIGSTWGRALAEKVRSLDSTRLVTNAINGMVSAIDVLAAHAASGDGDTSSTNVNAFMASMEDMGNTLGASDLVSERIEEAQSQLDVSGVNYAEARYAIDAERHPNRIVVGSETYPRALDRIWPLVEQHPTVIGDFAWTAWDYIGEAGLGRAIYADDPDAPQGPSSPFPWLLAQSGTIDILGNRRPISFWRETVWGLRSEPYIAVHRPENHGREVFIGGWSWDDVVSSWSWDVPAGSPVVVDVYSDAEEIVLRRDGVTVGRAQVGAHKAFIARLETEYHPGELTAVAIRDGREVGVSSLRTREDDVRLALAADRADLRADGSDLAYIAIELADRRGTLATDAAAVVSVEIEGPGVLAGFANAQPDSTEDFKAATRTTYDGRALAIIRPIGPGSITIRATAAGLDAQQVDLVAR, from the coding sequence ATGATCCGCACACCCTTCAACAATGACTGGACCGTCGGGCCCAAAGGCTCGATCTTCGACGCCTTCACCGGCGGGGCTGCCAAGGCGGCGGTGACCCTTCCGCACGACGCTCTCCGCGATCTGCCGCGTTCGGCGAACAGCCCCAACGGAAGCCATACCGGGTATCACCCCAGTGCACATCTGGAGTACAGCAAGACCTTCGATGTGCCCGCAGAGTGGCGTGACAAAAGCGTGGTCCTCGATATCGAAGGGGCATATCGCGACGCCGTCGTCTACGTCAACGGCGACTTCGCCGCCCAGCGCCCGAACGGGTACGCAGGGTTCGCCATCGCGCTCGATCCCTTTCTCCGATTCGGCGAGCCGAACACGATCAGCGTGGAGGTCCGCGCCCACGAAGACAGCCGCTGGTACACCGGGGCCGGCTTGTATCGCGACGTCTGGCTGGTCGCCACCGCCCCTGTGCACATCCCGCTCGACGGTGTGCGGATCACCACTCCGGTGATCGACCCCGACCTCGCTTCCGTGGTCACGACGGTCGAGGTCGTCAACAAGGCCCGCCATACCCGCACCGTGCGGGTGGAGACGGAGATCCGCAGCGATTCGGGTGATGTGCTCAGCGTGCAGACGGCACCCCTTACCCTGCTCCCCGGCACGACGGCGCCGGTGCACCTGCGTCACTACCTCGCGGAGCCGGTGTTGTGGGACGTCGACGATCCTCGCCTGCATGTCGCGCGCACCCGGATTCACGAGGGGGACGCGGTTCTCGATGAGGACGAGTCGGTGTTCGGCATCCGTTCCGTGACCGTCGACCCCGTTCACGGACTGCGGATCAACGGGCGCTCTGTGAAGCTCCGCGGGGGGTGCATCCATCACGACAACGGGCCGCTCGGCAGCGCCGCACACCCGCGCGCAGAAGAACGCCGCGTCGAGCTGCTGAAAGCCGCTGGCTACAACGCGATCCGCAGCTCTCACAACAGCATCAGCCGCGCGTTCCTCGACGCCTGCGATCGCCACGGCCTTCTCGTCTGGGACGAGACCTCCGACGTGTGGACGAAGACCAAGACGGCGTTCGACTACTCTCTCGCCTTCCCCGAGTGGTGGGAACGCGATGTCGAGTCGATGGTCGCGAAGGACTTCAACCACCCGAGCGTCATCATGTACTCGATCGGCAACGAGATCTTCGAGACCGGCAGTCCGATCGGGTCGACATGGGGCCGCGCTCTGGCAGAGAAGGTCCGCTCGCTCGACAGCACCCGGCTCGTCACGAACGCCATCAACGGCATGGTCTCGGCCATCGACGTCCTTGCCGCACATGCCGCATCGGGTGACGGTGACACCTCCTCGACGAACGTCAACGCATTCATGGCCTCGATGGAGGACATGGGGAACACTCTCGGTGCATCGGACCTGGTCTCCGAGCGGATCGAGGAGGCGCAATCCCAGCTCGATGTCAGCGGTGTCAACTACGCCGAAGCTCGCTATGCCATCGATGCGGAGCGGCACCCCAACCGGATCGTGGTCGGGTCTGAGACCTACCCCCGCGCTCTCGACAGGATCTGGCCGCTCGTCGAGCAGCACCCGACCGTGATCGGGGACTTCGCATGGACGGCCTGGGACTATATCGGCGAGGCGGGTCTCGGCCGAGCGATCTACGCGGATGACCCCGATGCGCCGCAGGGGCCGAGCTCGCCCTTCCCTTGGCTTCTCGCCCAGTCCGGAACGATCGACATCCTCGGAAACAGGCGCCCCATCTCGTTCTGGCGAGAGACGGTCTGGGGGCTGCGGAGCGAGCCGTACATCGCGGTTCATCGTCCTGAGAACCACGGCCGCGAGGTGTTCATCGGTGGTTGGTCCTGGGATGATGTCGTCAGCAGCTGGAGCTGGGATGTGCCCGCCGGATCCCCGGTCGTGGTCGATGTGTACAGCGACGCGGAGGAGATCGTACTCCGGCGCGACGGAGTCACGGTCGGTCGTGCTCAGGTGGGCGCGCACAAAGCCTTCATCGCACGGCTCGAGACCGAGTATCACCCGGGGGAGCTCACGGCGGTCGCCATCCGAGATGGGCGGGAGGTCGGCGTCAGCAGCCTGCGCACTCGCGAAGACGACGTCCGTCTCGCCCTCGCCGCCGATCGTGCAGACCTGCGCGCCGACGGTTCCGATCTCGCGTACATAGCCATCGAGCTCGCCGACCG
- the cydD gene encoding thiol reductant ABC exporter subunit CydD has product MKPIDLRLLRHASAARWYLAGSALIALAQTAVTITFSWLLAGAITAVVEGGGADAVQPAALIAVVLARGILLWASEAWGLRAAAGTGAELREALIAAIGRRGPEWLAQRNRAALAVTAGHGLDALDPYFSRYLPQLVLTVIATPAIVAVMWSADWPSGVIAVVTLPLIPVFLVLIGVATRVVQRRQLGVLQHLAARFADILHGLSTLRIFGRERRAADRMRATAEQYRVETMRVLRFSFLSGFALELLSSLAVALVAVTVGFRLLDGEMALGVGLFVLLLAPEAFLPLRQVGVQFHAAAEGVAATEQVFEVLDAADADDRPRLGGPEAPALFRRPDRAAGTLIVRDLRVRDLPPVSFRANPGEITLIEGPSGAGKSSVLAALRGAVAFEGDARLDGVDVRLLDAPQWLAWAGQHPGLMRGTVASNVALGDAEPDAARVRDALDWAGAAGLDPQLELGVQGAGLSGGQAQRVAVARALYRLGGGPSVLALDEPSSALDAGTEAELWASLRATADAGATVLLVSHRRSAREIADAVVELGVPA; this is encoded by the coding sequence GTGAAGCCGATCGATCTGCGGCTGCTGCGCCACGCGTCCGCCGCGCGCTGGTACCTGGCAGGCTCCGCGCTGATCGCGCTCGCCCAGACGGCGGTCACCATCACGTTCTCCTGGCTGCTCGCCGGGGCGATCACCGCCGTCGTCGAGGGAGGGGGAGCGGATGCCGTGCAGCCGGCCGCGCTCATCGCGGTGGTGCTCGCCCGCGGCATCCTGCTCTGGGCGTCGGAGGCCTGGGGCCTGCGGGCCGCAGCCGGTACCGGGGCGGAGCTGCGGGAGGCGCTGATCGCGGCGATCGGGCGGCGCGGCCCGGAGTGGCTGGCGCAGCGCAACCGTGCGGCGCTGGCGGTGACAGCAGGCCACGGCCTCGATGCGCTCGACCCGTACTTCTCGCGGTACCTGCCGCAGCTCGTGCTCACGGTGATCGCGACCCCGGCGATCGTCGCGGTGATGTGGAGCGCCGACTGGCCGAGCGGGGTGATCGCGGTGGTGACGCTGCCACTGATCCCCGTCTTCCTGGTGCTGATCGGGGTGGCGACGCGCGTCGTGCAGCGCCGGCAGCTCGGGGTGCTGCAGCACCTGGCTGCCCGCTTCGCCGACATCCTGCACGGGCTCTCGACGCTGCGGATCTTCGGCCGGGAGCGCCGCGCCGCCGACCGGATGCGCGCCACCGCCGAGCAGTACCGCGTCGAGACGATGCGCGTGCTGCGCTTCTCGTTCCTGTCGGGGTTCGCGCTCGAGCTGCTGTCGTCGCTGGCCGTCGCGCTGGTCGCGGTGACGGTCGGGTTCCGGCTGCTCGACGGTGAGATGGCGCTGGGAGTGGGGCTGTTCGTGCTGCTGCTGGCGCCCGAGGCGTTCCTGCCGCTGCGGCAGGTGGGGGTGCAGTTCCACGCCGCCGCCGAGGGCGTGGCGGCGACCGAGCAGGTCTTCGAGGTGCTGGATGCCGCGGATGCCGATGACCGGCCTCGTCTCGGCGGACCGGAGGCGCCCGCGCTGTTCCGCCGCCCCGATCGCGCCGCGGGCACGCTGATCGTGCGGGACCTGCGCGTGCGCGATCTGCCGCCGGTGTCGTTCCGGGCGAACCCGGGCGAGATCACCCTCATCGAGGGACCGAGCGGGGCGGGCAAGTCGAGCGTGCTGGCAGCCCTGCGCGGGGCCGTCGCGTTCGAGGGCGACGCGCGGCTGGACGGCGTGGACGTGCGGCTGCTCGACGCGCCGCAGTGGCTGGCCTGGGCGGGCCAGCATCCGGGACTGATGCGCGGGACGGTCGCGTCGAACGTGGCGCTCGGGGATGCCGAACCGGATGCCGCGCGCGTGCGCGACGCCCTGGACTGGGCGGGAGCCGCCGGGCTGGACCCGCAGCTCGAACTGGGCGTGCAGGGGGCGGGCCTGTCGGGTGGGCAGGCGCAGCGGGTCGCGGTGGCGCGGGCGCTGTACCGGCTGGGCGGCGGACCGAGCGTGCTCGCGCTGGACGAGCCCTCGAGCGCCCTGGATGCCGGCACCGAGGCAGAGCTGTGGGCGTCGCTGCGGGCCACGGCGGATGCCGGTGCGACGGTGCTGCTCGTCTCGCATCGTCGCTCGGCCCGCGAGATCGCGGATGCCGTCGTCGAACTGGGGGTGCCGGCGTGA
- a CDS encoding class I SAM-dependent methyltransferase has product MIEDAREMWDREAETFDQAADHGLRDPVVRRAWADLLLPLIGKPGRRVADLGCGTGTLSTLLAAEGQHLVHGVDFSTEMIRRAREKSATVVPSPFFSVADASEPPLSPASFDVVLCRHVLWAMPDPSAALQRWIELLAPGGTLVLIEGLWSNGVGLKSSECARLVGSLRADVQLQILDDDVYWGGRTDDERYLILSAS; this is encoded by the coding sequence GTGATCGAAGACGCGAGAGAGATGTGGGACCGAGAGGCAGAAACGTTCGATCAGGCCGCCGATCATGGTCTCCGAGATCCGGTCGTCCGCCGTGCCTGGGCCGATCTGCTACTCCCGTTGATCGGCAAACCCGGCCGCCGCGTTGCAGACTTGGGGTGCGGCACGGGAACTCTGTCCACTCTGCTGGCGGCAGAGGGGCAGCACCTCGTGCACGGAGTGGACTTTTCGACGGAGATGATCCGACGGGCACGCGAGAAGTCAGCCACGGTCGTACCGAGTCCGTTCTTCTCAGTGGCGGACGCTTCGGAGCCACCGTTATCTCCCGCCTCATTCGACGTTGTTCTCTGCCGCCACGTCTTGTGGGCCATGCCCGACCCATCCGCGGCGCTGCAGAGATGGATAGAGTTGCTGGCTCCGGGCGGCACGCTCGTCTTGATTGAAGGGCTGTGGAGTAATGGTGTGGGTCTGAAGTCTTCCGAGTGTGCTCGACTCGTCGGGAGTCTTCGGGCCGACGTTCAACTGCAGATACTGGACGACGACGTGTACTGGGGTGGCCGAACCGATGACGAGCGATATCTGATTCTCAGCGCGAGCTGA
- the cydB gene encoding cytochrome d ubiquinol oxidase subunit II, with product MDLAFLWFWLIAFFFIGYFVLDGFDFGVGMTLPFLGKDDVSRRQVINTIGPIWDLNETWLIVAGACLFASFPEWYASLFSGFYLPLLIILLALILRGVSFEYRHQRPDAAWKARFDRMIVVGSAVPALLWGVAFGNIVQGVPLDERHVYVGNLFTLLNPYALLVGVTTLLLFFLHGIYFVALKTDGQVQADARRLARRAALPTILAAAGTVVWTIALAAGREAPVLWLVVGAGAGAAVFLIASVLLSLRHRDGAAFFAGVLTVLLAVLALFAALFPYVLPSTIADANSLTIENASSTPYTLQIMSWTALVALPLVLAYQAWTYWVFRKRVTRRSIEAAPAHA from the coding sequence ATGGATCTCGCATTCCTCTGGTTCTGGCTCATCGCCTTCTTCTTCATCGGCTACTTCGTGCTGGACGGCTTCGACTTCGGCGTCGGCATGACCCTGCCGTTCCTCGGCAAGGACGATGTGTCGCGCCGGCAGGTGATCAACACGATCGGCCCGATCTGGGACCTCAACGAGACCTGGCTGATCGTCGCCGGCGCCTGCCTGTTCGCTTCGTTCCCCGAGTGGTACGCCTCGCTGTTCAGCGGGTTCTACCTGCCGCTGCTGATCATCCTGCTCGCGCTGATCCTGCGCGGGGTGTCGTTCGAGTACCGTCACCAGCGCCCGGATGCCGCGTGGAAGGCGCGCTTCGACCGCATGATCGTGGTCGGCTCGGCCGTGCCGGCGCTGCTGTGGGGTGTCGCCTTCGGCAACATCGTGCAGGGCGTGCCGCTGGACGAGCGTCACGTCTACGTCGGGAATCTCTTCACTCTCCTGAACCCGTACGCGCTGCTGGTCGGTGTGACGACGCTGCTGCTGTTCTTCCTGCACGGGATCTACTTCGTGGCGCTGAAGACCGACGGTCAGGTGCAGGCCGACGCGCGCCGGCTGGCCCGCCGCGCCGCCCTGCCGACGATCCTCGCCGCCGCGGGCACCGTGGTGTGGACGATCGCGCTCGCCGCAGGGCGCGAAGCGCCGGTGCTGTGGCTGGTGGTCGGCGCGGGAGCGGGGGCGGCCGTCTTCCTCATCGCATCCGTGCTGCTCTCGCTGCGGCACCGTGACGGCGCGGCGTTCTTCGCCGGGGTGCTGACCGTGCTGCTGGCCGTGCTCGCCCTGTTCGCCGCGCTGTTTCCGTACGTGCTGCCCTCGACCATCGCCGATGCGAACAGCCTGACGATCGAGAACGCCTCGAGCACCCCGTACACGCTGCAGATCATGAGCTGGACCGCCCTGGTCGCCCTGCCGCTCGTGCTCGCCTACCAGGCGTGGACCTACTGGGTGTTCCGCAAGCGCGTCACCCGCCGCTCGATCGAGGCGGCGCCCGCGCACGCATGA
- a CDS encoding putative immunity protein, whose amino-acid sequence MGTENFDLTMEELRAVVRFAADCAQGLLPDFEAVAPSDTRPRDAIDAARLFAGGAPRSQLQRTAAFASHRAAKGVSEETARLAALACGDAAAAAYLHPIARASQVGHILRAAACAARVAELRTGGTDSDGVRRLAERAASPLPEILRRYPAAPSGSSRVAQLMSELDSAIRTRN is encoded by the coding sequence ATGGGGACCGAGAACTTTGATCTGACGATGGAAGAGCTGCGAGCGGTAGTCCGGTTCGCCGCCGACTGCGCCCAGGGATTACTCCCCGACTTCGAAGCCGTCGCCCCGAGTGACACGCGACCTCGCGATGCGATCGACGCTGCCCGACTGTTTGCTGGCGGCGCTCCACGCTCACAGCTGCAACGAACGGCCGCCTTCGCATCGCACCGCGCTGCCAAGGGTGTCTCTGAGGAGACGGCCCGGCTCGCAGCACTGGCCTGCGGCGACGCCGCAGCGGCCGCTTATCTCCACCCGATCGCGAGAGCATCGCAAGTCGGACATATTCTCCGTGCTGCGGCCTGCGCCGCGCGGGTTGCCGAACTGAGAACAGGCGGTACAGACAGCGATGGGGTTCGCAGGTTGGCCGAGCGGGCGGCCTCGCCCCTGCCCGAGATACTGCGTCGATACCCCGCCGCGCCGTCAGGTAGCTCACGAGTGGCACAGCTCATGAGCGAACTCGACTCAGCGATTCGGACCCGAAACTAA
- a CDS encoding amino acid ABC transporter ATP-binding/permease protein yields the protein MPPARRFVPALLAGVLSAAAAIGLLLVSGWLIVSASIVDSLVPLSVAVVGVRFFAVSRAVFRYLERLAGHDAALRQLAGLRSGIVRRLTPLSPAGLGGTDRGAVLSVLIDDIESLQDLPLRVVQPLVTGGVVAVASIGVMVLVSPAAAVALAVCLVLAVAIAVLVGWLLGDRAERAVSRRRADLSGALVDYLTGLDVLLAYGAEAQARERIRTADAELRRTVSRAALAQALSAAVVSVAAGVASIWALGVAVPGAGGGATDAAWFAVAVLLPMAVFDVFSVVPQAAASWRTVRAAAERVAAVAPETLPREVRPDAAAPAGSLRLSKGPAPAPTTGSLSLSKGPAPAPTTGSLSLSKGPSPTASTPTPPTPQLALRDIRASWPGAPSPALTGVDLDAAPGERILVTGPSGAGKSTLAAVLAGFLGHDGEYLLDGADADSIPGPELRAIVGLCEQTPQLFDEDLRQNLLFARDTATDDELIAVLDRVGLAGWARDRGGLDARVGDRGALVSGGQAQRIALARALLRGFPVLVLDEPTAGVDADASDALLRDLLGATGEQTVILISHVAPPEGSVDRVVRIVDGRTRG from the coding sequence ATGCCACCCGCACGTCGTTTCGTGCCCGCCCTGCTGGCGGGAGTGCTGTCGGCGGCGGCGGCGATCGGACTGCTGCTGGTGAGCGGCTGGCTGATCGTCAGCGCGTCGATCGTCGACTCGCTCGTGCCGCTGTCGGTCGCGGTGGTCGGGGTGCGGTTCTTCGCGGTGTCGCGGGCGGTGTTCCGGTACCTGGAGCGGCTCGCCGGTCACGACGCCGCGCTGCGGCAGCTCGCGGGGCTGCGCTCGGGGATCGTGCGCCGGCTGACGCCGCTGTCTCCGGCCGGGCTCGGGGGCACCGATCGCGGCGCGGTGCTGTCGGTGCTGATCGACGACATCGAGAGTCTGCAGGATCTGCCGTTGCGGGTGGTGCAGCCGCTGGTGACCGGAGGCGTCGTCGCGGTCGCCTCGATCGGCGTGATGGTGCTGGTGTCGCCTGCCGCGGCGGTGGCGCTGGCCGTGTGCCTCGTGCTCGCTGTGGCCATCGCTGTGCTGGTGGGCTGGCTGCTCGGCGATCGCGCCGAGCGCGCCGTGTCGCGCCGGCGCGCGGACCTGTCGGGCGCGCTGGTCGACTACCTCACGGGGTTGGACGTGCTGCTCGCCTACGGCGCCGAGGCGCAGGCGCGGGAGCGCATCCGGACAGCGGATGCCGAGCTGCGCCGCACCGTGTCACGGGCGGCGCTCGCGCAGGCACTGTCGGCGGCGGTCGTGTCGGTGGCCGCCGGTGTCGCATCGATCTGGGCGCTGGGGGTCGCCGTGCCCGGAGCCGGCGGCGGTGCGACGGATGCCGCCTGGTTCGCCGTGGCCGTGCTGCTGCCGATGGCCGTGTTCGACGTGTTCTCCGTCGTGCCGCAGGCGGCCGCGTCATGGCGCACGGTGCGCGCCGCCGCCGAGCGCGTCGCCGCCGTCGCCCCTGAGACGCTCCCACGCGAGGTTCGCCCCGACGCGGCCGCCCCGGCTGGGTCCCTGAGGCTCTCGAAGGGCCCCGCCCCTGCCCCCACCACTGGGTCCCTGAGCCTGTCGAAGGGCCCCGCCCCTGCCCCCACCACTGGGTCCCTGAGCCTGTCGAAGGGCCCCAGCCCCACAGCATCCACCCCCACACCACCCACTCCGCAGCTCGCCCTGCGCGACATCCGCGCCTCCTGGCCCGGTGCCCCCAGTCCGGCGCTCACCGGCGTCGATCTCGATGCCGCACCGGGCGAGCGCATCCTCGTGACCGGGCCGAGCGGCGCGGGCAAGTCGACCCTCGCCGCCGTGCTGGCCGGGTTCCTGGGGCACGACGGCGAGTACCTGCTGGACGGTGCGGATGCCGACAGCATCCCGGGGCCCGAGCTGCGCGCGATCGTCGGCCTGTGCGAGCAGACGCCGCAGCTGTTCGATGAGGATCTGCGGCAGAACCTGCTCTTCGCGCGGGACACCGCGACCGACGACGAGCTGATCGCCGTGCTCGATCGTGTCGGCCTCGCCGGCTGGGCGCGCGATCGCGGCGGACTCGACGCGCGGGTCGGCGACCGCGGCGCCCTCGTGTCGGGCGGGCAGGCGCAGCGCATCGCACTGGCGCGGGCGCTGCTGCGCGGATTCCCGGTGCTCGTGCTCGACGAGCCGACCGCGGGCGTCGACGCGGATGCATCCGACGCCCTGCTGCGCGACCTGCTCGGCGCGACCGGCGAGCAGACCGTGATCCTCATCTCGCACGTCGCCCCGCCGGAGGGGTCGGTGGACCGCGTCGTGCGCATCGTCGACGGTCGCACGCGCGGATAG